One genomic window of Leptospira perdikensis includes the following:
- a CDS encoding imelysin family protein — protein sequence MKVMQIPSKIFILGFYLLLYNCGIPSDKPSEKAQILGLVDTYLKTYTTSSLLTDISNNLIIPKYQNLDNKISALQTAATTYTTTPDTTNLNLVRNAWIEADLAYKQIEWAYFGPAYIPYNVYLYLDSFSRAFPIDPTAIEAKITSNLAPNGLKVDGLDSVEYLLFKDNVTTTNTAFADTNRRTYLTKLIQDLKTQTSLLLFHWDKSRTSSFYYSFTNAGKGSRDYPNTKDGLTELTNQMVFFCNTIVDIKIAEPSGLRATNLGVKDITKVETPYANLSLDSLLQNLQGLSDLGDVGFYKFLSLRSETVVPRLKEQIKVTSASVTSVKTKYGTFQNAITTGNNDVELMLTEFKKLRVLITTEVISSLGGTIGVSSNDGD from the coding sequence ATGAAAGTAATGCAAATCCCATCAAAAATTTTTATCTTAGGCTTTTATCTATTGTTATACAATTGTGGGATCCCATCAGATAAGCCTTCCGAAAAAGCACAAATCCTTGGTTTAGTAGATACCTATCTAAAAACATATACCACATCCAGTTTGCTCACTGATATATCGAACAATCTCATCATTCCCAAATATCAGAACTTAGATAATAAAATTTCTGCCTTACAAACGGCCGCAACTACCTATACAACAACGCCCGATACTACAAATTTAAATCTTGTTCGTAATGCTTGGATAGAAGCTGATCTTGCTTATAAACAAATTGAATGGGCTTACTTTGGACCTGCTTATATTCCTTATAACGTATATTTATATTTGGATAGTTTTTCCAGAGCCTTTCCCATTGATCCGACAGCAATCGAAGCAAAAATCACTTCAAACTTAGCACCTAACGGCCTTAAAGTTGACGGACTTGATTCCGTAGAGTATTTACTTTTTAAAGACAATGTGACAACTACCAATACAGCATTTGCCGATACGAATCGAAGGACTTATCTCACAAAACTGATCCAAGATTTAAAAACCCAAACAAGTTTGCTTCTTTTTCATTGGGATAAATCCAGAACCTCTTCTTTTTATTATTCCTTTACGAATGCTGGAAAAGGAAGTCGTGATTACCCTAACACAAAAGACGGACTAACAGAACTCACGAACCAGATGGTATTTTTCTGTAACACCATCGTCGATATCAAAATTGCAGAACCATCTGGATTACGAGCCACGAATTTAGGTGTGAAAGATATTACAAAAGTGGAAACGCCATATGCAAATCTATCTCTTGATTCTTTGTTACAAAACTTACAAGGTTTATCTGATTTAGGAGACGTTGGGTTTTATAAATTTTTAAGTCTTAGAAGTGAGACTGTAGTCCCAAGACTTAAAGAACAAATCAAAGTCACAAGTGCATCTGTCACTTCTGTAAAAACTAAATACGGAACCTTCCAAAATGCGATTACCACTGGGAATAACGATGTGGAATTGATGTTAACTGAATTTAAAAAACTAAGAGTTCTCATCACAACAGAAGTGATCAGTTCCCTTGGAGGAACCATCGGAGTTAGCTCAAATGATGGGGATTAA
- a CDS encoding HTTM domain-containing protein → MGIKNLLQPVSSLSLHFFRIGYGFATTILIFRYFYYGWIHSYFIKPSFFFKHFGFEWIQPLPPFFTYLLFGVLLVTALGIFLGYFLRFNLFVFTIGFTWFHFSDSTIYLNHYYLISLLGFLLWLSPVSKSTFPIWQWKVWIINTKPIPKFWLYAFRLQMGLIYFFGGVAKLQPDWLFEALPLKLWLYQSEGKFPLLDPILGLPVTAYVFSWIGVVFDLSIPFLLCSKRFRFFAWFVVLFFHSFTSFLFPIGVFPIVMSISSLIFFAPDWPLRFTNRFLNNNQKISAIRQTNNRTKNQDQNVGSDFGFGFKYYILLTYLLLQVTIPFRHIYYPGQVIWTEEAIKYSWQVMVADKVGSATFILNGKSINPKDTLTEYQYRMMTIQPEHILQFAKYLQRREYESSGLKDVPVYVQSDVSINGKPSKPLFPPNEDLTKIKINFSPLKGLLR, encoded by the coding sequence ATGGGGATTAAAAACTTATTACAGCCTGTATCCTCACTTTCTTTACATTTTTTTAGGATTGGTTATGGATTTGCGACCACCATTTTAATCTTTAGGTATTTCTATTACGGGTGGATTCATTCATATTTCATCAAACCTAGTTTTTTCTTTAAACATTTTGGCTTTGAATGGATCCAACCTTTACCTCCATTCTTCACCTATCTACTATTTGGTGTCCTACTCGTTACCGCATTGGGAATTTTTCTCGGATATTTTTTGAGGTTTAATCTTTTTGTATTTACGATTGGATTCACATGGTTTCATTTTTCCGATTCAACTATTTATCTAAACCATTATTACTTAATCTCTCTACTTGGTTTTTTATTATGGTTATCTCCAGTAAGTAAATCCACGTTTCCCATATGGCAATGGAAAGTTTGGATTATTAATACAAAACCCATTCCAAAATTTTGGCTTTATGCCTTTCGTTTACAAATGGGTCTAATTTATTTTTTTGGTGGAGTTGCCAAACTCCAACCAGATTGGTTATTCGAAGCCCTTCCCTTAAAACTTTGGTTGTACCAATCGGAAGGAAAATTTCCTCTCTTAGATCCTATTCTTGGCCTTCCTGTAACTGCCTATGTTTTTTCTTGGATCGGTGTAGTCTTTGACTTAAGTATTCCTTTTTTACTTTGTTCCAAACGTTTTCGCTTTTTTGCTTGGTTTGTTGTTCTATTCTTTCATTCCTTTACATCCTTTCTTTTTCCCATTGGAGTTTTCCCAATTGTCATGAGTATCTCTTCTCTTATTTTCTTTGCTCCTGATTGGCCTCTTCGTTTTACCAATCGATTTTTAAATAATAACCAAAAAATCTCAGCAATCCGACAAACAAACAATCGTACAAAGAACCAAGATCAAAACGTCGGATCAGATTTCGGATTTGGATTTAAATACTATATTTTACTCACCTATCTTTTGTTACAAGTAACGATCCCATTTCGGCATATTTATTATCCCGGACAAGTGATTTGGACAGAAGAAGCGATCAAATATTCCTGGCAAGTGATGGTCGCAGACAAGGTAGGGTCGGCCACTTTTATATTAAATGGCAAATCAATTAATCCCAAAGATACACTCACCGAATACCAATATAGAATGATGACCATCCAACCAGAACATATCCTGCAATTTGCGAAGTATTTACAACGAAGAGAATATGAAAGTTCTGGGTTAAAAGATGTTCCAGTCTACGTCCAGTCCGATGTGTCAATCAACGGAAAACCTTCGAAACCACTCTTTCCACCTAATGAAGATCTAACGAAGATCAAAATCAATTTTTCCCCTCTAAAAGGACTGCTTCGATGA